The Mus caroli chromosome 9, CAROLI_EIJ_v1.1, whole genome shotgun sequence DNA window ggtggagcttcctgctcattcgtcctgccacgcctactacTGGACCGTGtagctttgctgcttggagccacacacgtgttcatcctgttacttgatcccgagattgtttggtGGGAAATTGggtttcctcccccttcctttataactgagtgtctgaaaaagtaaaattgagctttgatcagaatgctgtcttagctgcaattctttctcttgccacctagcccctcttctcttccaggtttccaaaatgcctttccaggctagaacccaggctgtgatctgctggccagacacaacattggagggcctcatatcagctggtctaTGCTACCTGTTTGGTATTCTAATATTTGAGAGAACTTtggagtccagattaattaagactgctggtcctcatacaggatcacccttctcttcagcttctttcagccttccctaattcaaaatCAGGAGTCAGctgattctgtccattggttgggtgtcaTCAAGCTGTATTTAAATAAGATAGTATTGTGTATCTAAAGCAAACACTTGAGAATGTGATACACCAGAGGATTTCAGGTCCTGGATAAATCTCTACTGGCAAAAGAGAAGAGTGGAGAGATTTAAACGTCATTACCACAAACTTTCTAAAACAGAACCTTGTAATGAAACAAGTGCCACTATTGTAACACTAAATTGTAAACAAGGACTTGCAGGAGGAGGCTTAGTGTAGTCAATTCTGACAAGAAAAGCTCTAAATGAGTGTTCAGTTATATGAGAGGCTTTATAcatatcatttgttttcttctctttaatctttcttaaaaaaattattttaattatttttacttatttactttacattgtGGTCACTGACCCTCTCCTGTTTAtaccctcccacaatcctttctttttcccaccATTATCGTACTCCTCTAAGAACTTGGGAAACATCCTGAGTATGCCTCCCACCTTGGAACTTCTAGTCTCTATGAGGCTAGGCCATGCTCTCTCActaagaccagacaaggcagccaggcCAGTAGAaagcatagacatacatgcaataGCTTTTGGTATAATCCCTGCTCCAGTTGTCAGGACCCATAGGAAGTTAAGCCGCACAAGTTTTACATATGAGTGGGAAAatctaggtccagcctgtgtaagttctttggttggtagctcagagAGCCCCAAGAGTCTAAGTTAGTTGACCAtgctggtctttctgtggagttcctgaACCTTCAGattctacaatccttcctcttattcttccatatgAGTCCATAAGCCCCATTCACTGTTTGGCAGTGGGTATCTATACTTTACTGAATCAGCTGCTGagtagagcttctcagagaacaACATACTCCTGTTggcaagcataacagagtttcATTAATAATGCTAGGAATTGTTTTTTTACACaggggatgggtctcaatttaggACAATTATTGGTTTGCTATTTTCTCAATCCCTTCTTTGTCACCAGTCCTGCATTTCCTGTAGACAGGATAAATCTTGAGTTCCAAAATgtgtgggttggttggtgtctctatcactccactggggatTCTGTCTGGCTATAGTAGGTGATCCCTTCAGCTTCCATATTGCCAGTGTAATGACTAACAGCTAACTTTACCCCCATTGATTCTTTTGTgcttcccttatcccaggtcCTCTCTCTATTCACCTCCTCATTACCATAAATTGgagattttcatggccatctagtaatctctcctgcctttctctacacctgatcctgaatattccatcctcctccccaccctcctccatcATTGTTCCCTCTGTCCATCTGCCTCTAATGAAAATTTTCTTACCCCATCTAATTAAGATCCAAGTTCCTCACTtaaccttccttcttgtttaacttaaTTGGGTTTGTGGATAAAATAAATCTCATAAAAGACATGTGGAAAATACCCTTTAAGGCATTGGTACAGGAGGCaatttcctggacagaacaccaatggctcaggctctaaaatcaacaagtgataaatgggacctcatgaaactgaaaagcttttataaggcaaggacactgtcaataggacaaatcatcAGCCCAAGGCTGGAAAAttatcttcaccaaccctacatctgacagaggtctaatatccaaattTTACAATGAACtaaagaaattagacaccaacaaccgaaatattaaaaaatggggtagaaaacaaaacagagtattctcaacagaagaatctcaaatggctgagaagcacttaaagaaatgttgaacttaattaatcaccagggaaatgcaaatcaaaacaacagtgTGATTCCAtcttacaacaatcagaatggctaggatgaAAACCTCTAGAGATAGCACCTGCTCTTGAGGACGCAGAGCAAGGGGAAAACTCCTCCAATCCTGGTGGGAGGACAGACTTGTACAACCACATGGGAAATCAATTTGGCCTTTTCTCAGCTTACTCAGAACAGTGAAGTAAGCAAACTTACTTactgtaccatctctccagccccatatttcatattcttaattgatttaacagataatatctagtttaaaaataattgctaCAGCAATGAATATAACTatcattatatgtatgtataaacaaaGGACTTATAACAGTAATACTAGACTAATCCATCTTTTCATATCTAatactatgttaattttttttttttttttgattagaaGAAGGATCAATTCTATGGCTAATGATCTACGTAGCCATATGTTTGTGACTCAGTTAATACTACTGGGAATGACTTTCATCTTGGAGATAAGGGCATAGATCTAAATAATATGGTTATTTCCATAATATTTTGTCACCACTATAGCTTTGAACAAAGCTTTCTATGGAAGTCAAGGATCACAACCAAACAGGACTACTGGTTTTTCTCCTCTAGTAGAATGAAAGGTACATGTCTGTATGATGATAGCTAGCCAGTAGTGTTGGCACTTAAAAGTTGGTTCTAACATGATTCTCTATACCCTATGAGTCAAGTACATGGTATCTTCACTTATAAATTCTTATCATCAGGATTGGATGATAACTCTTAATTAGGGTTCCTATAGATTTTATCAAACACTATAACCCAATTTAAATCTGGAAAGCTAGTGCTTGCACTATCCTGCACcacttatttttcaaaattgcttTGGGTTTCCTGGGTATTTGAGATTTCTGGTAACCtttaacacttcttttttttcatttttaatgaatcaTGAGAATGTATTGCCTTTGTACACTATTTTTGATAGActgccatttttacaatattatcACAACAAGAATGTAAGGGCTTCTGCTCTTGATAtttactttgactttttttttcacttttttcataAAGCTGTACTGAGCATATCCTTGAATTCCTTAactttattcaaaatatttaactATTGAACTCCATTGTGAATGGTattcttttcatgttttgttctatttttgtaTATAGAAGCCTGCTGATCTAGGTGTgttgattttatattattatactttGCTAAATGCTTTAACTGCTGTACATAATTTTTGGTATTGTCTTAAGTTCTATGTCGAAGATCACATCATCTACCACTGAGGATACCttgatttcttcttctatttaCTTCTCACCTACATCCACACAACCTCTATATTTAACAGGAGTGAAGAGAGTAGACTTCCCTGTCTCATTCATGATTttagtaaaattatttgaattttcattatttaatattatgtttGCTCTAGGCAACATGGGAAAAGCATCAGTTGGCAGTAAGTAGAGCTGACTGAAGCAGGCAACTGTTGATCACATAGCctagctgagcaaggcagagctCTTGAGAAAGATCAAGCTTGTTTGTAAATGTACATGCTGCaggtatttcaatatttttatttgttatttacatTTAGTGTTTCAGTATTATAGTACTAGGGAACTCCTTTTTGGTTCTTTCTATTGAGTGGACCATATTCCTCTTGCTCTATGATaagcattttcttccttcaatttaggaaatgttctttgtttctgtgtgccTGCCTCCTCACATTGCTCCTTTGGTGTCTTTATGTCTTGTTCCCCTCTTAAAATTTCCtgctaaagttttaaaataatattatgaaataaacatttttcatatagttttttatcacattttttcCTTCCCATACATCTTCCCCCTGAACTGCACTAAAATTCAAGATTTCATCCCATACCTCTctatctgaaaaaaatcaaacaaacaaatccaaaagttaagataaaacaaaaaatgcaaagtAGTTATTAAGTCTATTTTGTGTTGGCTAACTATTTCTGAGCATAAAGCCTGTCTGGAGTTTGATTGATCTACCCAGTGTCTTTCTATAGAGTAGAAAAAAGTCCTGAGTTTCATCCTTAGATTTGAACATGTTCCTTTAGTGAGTTTGACAAGgatgttttctgtgcttttatttggGTTTCTTCTTCTATTACCATATATTTCTTGCTTTTGTAGTGTCCTATGGCTCTGTTCTTAGGTTTTATTAGAttgatcattttctttgacttagtGATATACTTCTAATTTGTCTTCAGTACCTGATAATATCTCTTAAACTTGATTATTTTACTGGTATGGTTTTAATATTACATGTTTTGTTAAGTTTCTTCTATTTTGTAGTTTACAGTTTCattccatttacattttcttcagaaattctaattttaaattaactaattcagatatatttttatccttaattatttaattttttcaattttttattagatattttcttcatttacatttcaaatgctattctgaaaatcccctatatcctCTGCCTgttctgctcccctacccactcactcacacttattttcttaactatttttattttctgagtctaCAATCAGCATTAATAtcctattttaattctttgaccATATTTATacgttttgttttgtattatttatctttttaaagtctATGTTATTTTCATAGTGATAAAacatcctgcttttttttttctgtgtgattttGTGATTTCACTAGGAGACATGGGCATGTGGAGGCAGAAGCTTAATAGTGTCTCATGGTATGGAAATTTGTTCTACCTTTGTTGTGTGGTTATTGGGATCTTGGTAATTCTCATGATGGTATCAGATTTTTGAGGAACCAAATGAGCTTAATGTTCACACTCACTGTTGATATGCAATTGGAATATCAGAAGAAGTTTTAGTTCTCATTCCATTGTTCAAATTCCAGTTTCTTAGTACAATAATGAACCCAATGATTTTTCACATATTCTTATTGTAGATACTTAAGAGTTTGTAAAGGTATACACAGGGATGTTTGTCAGGACTCCAGGAAATGGATCATGGAAGAGGGAGTACTGTCATTATAAAACCAGATAGACAGCTTTTTAGGAACATTGCCTGAACTCTCCCTCTGAACTTTCCATGCAGATATGTACAGTCATTTACTTATACATACAAATGCAATTTAATATAcaagcatatacatgcataaccaaccaaacaaaataaaaattaaacaacgTTATCACATTTGTGTCACGATTTACTTCAGATAAACTCTAGTAATATATTTCCAAACTTTCTCTTTTAACATTAAAAGTCAACAGTTTCTCACAGACTCTTGAAGAACTTGTCAAACTTATGTACAATGCATTTTAGCTAAGCCAGAAAATATTGTATGAAATACAGAATGCTTAATAAGCAACACTATTTTGGAACATAATAGAAGCCATATACCTATATTAGgggaaaatatggagaaaaattaCCAAGGACTagtactagaaaatattttctggatacATGGCAATGACCCCCAAACGGAAGATATGAGGTAAGATATTGTGGAAAATAGTATTGTGAAAGTCATGGAAGAGTAATAATGTCATAGAATCCCATTAAATGAAGaacaaatgacaaaattaaaacatCCTCAACTCATACTATGTAGTAGCCCTAGATTATGAGCTAATGAGACTTTTTTTGTACATTATACTTATCAGAAGAATTATCttcatttaatcattttcttcagCGCAATTTTCACATCCTTATTCCTTAGACTGTAGATCAGAGGGTTGAGCATGGGAACAATGATGGTGTAAAATATAGAAGACACTTTTCCTTCATCCATAGAATGGGAAGATGATGGGTTTAGATATGTAAATCCAGCAGAGATATAAAAGACAGCAACAGCTGAGATGTGGGAGCTGCAGGTACTGAAGGCTTTAGATCTTCCCTCAGTGGATTTAATGCGTATGATGCTGATAATGATGAAAGCATAAGAACTGAGGATGGTCAGGGTTGGGAAAATGGTATTAATTAGACTAAAAATTAGAATTACGAGATCATTCACAAAAATATTAGAGCAGGAGAGATTAAGAACAGTAATAAGGTCACAGAAATAATGGTTGATCAAATCAGATTTGCAGAAATCAATCCTAAATATACATCCTACATGAGCTGATGCACAAACTATGCCTAAAATGTAAACTCCTAAAACAAGAGAAAGGCACTTATGTTGAGACATGATGCTACTGTAAAGTAAGGGGCTACAGATGGCAACATAGCGATCATATGCCATTGCAGCCAGCATGTAACTTTCTGAAACAGCAaaaatgacaaagaagcaaagttGAGTTATGCACTCAGGGTAGGAGATTTCATTCTTCTCCCTCACAAAATTCACCAGCATTTTTGGGGTAATGACAGTAGATTGGCAGAGGTCAATGAAGGACAGActgctgaggaagaagtacatgggggtgtgcagGTGTGAGCTGAGCAGGATCAGGATGATCATGCCCAGGTTCCCCAGCACTGTGAGCAGGTAGAttccaaggaagagga harbors:
- the LOC110302263 gene encoding olfactory receptor 146 translates to MEKSNHSTVTKFFLSGLTEQPELQLPLFLLFLGIYLLTVLGNLGMIILILLSSHLHTPMYFFLSSLSFIDLCQSTVITPKMLVNFVREKNEISYPECITQLCFFVIFAVSESYMLAAMAYDRYVAICSPLLYSSIMSQHKCLSLVLGVYILGIVCASAHVGCIFRIDFCKSDLINHYFCDLITVLNLSCSNIFVNDLVILIFSLINTIFPTLTILSSYAFIIISIIRIKSTEGRSKAFSTCSSHISAVAVFYISAGFTYLNPSSSHSMDEGKVSSIFYTIIVPMLNPLIYSLRNKDVKIALKKMIK